One window of Immundisolibacter sp. genomic DNA carries:
- a CDS encoding DUF4145 domain-containing protein, producing the protein MDIKEAQEGISNHVKDLIEVCPHCDTQAHIEALWNDYHRLKNRDVEFYVIFRCKPCRKLLLKTFYFKQNEHSRNELLSMKGWTDMFPVSLDDKLSNEEKAFIPSEVCQDYNEALRCQAIGADRAACAMFRRALQSALVKLGADPKIDLIKQIGSLSTVSEDVKDWSHQIRIFGNWGAHPDKDNLKNVDHDDVIEVHDFTSKFLMYSFIMPEKVKLSRERREKKIKGDKDSSSRVPGA; encoded by the coding sequence ATGGATATTAAAGAAGCCCAGGAAGGAATTTCCAATCACGTCAAGGACCTTATTGAGGTATGCCCGCATTGTGATACGCAAGCTCATATCGAAGCCTTATGGAATGACTACCACAGGCTGAAAAATCGAGATGTTGAATTCTACGTAATCTTCCGGTGCAAGCCATGTCGGAAACTCCTTCTAAAGACCTTCTACTTTAAGCAGAATGAGCATAGCCGCAATGAGTTGCTCTCAATGAAGGGTTGGACGGATATGTTCCCCGTGTCCCTAGACGACAAGCTCAGTAATGAGGAAAAAGCGTTTATTCCGAGCGAGGTGTGTCAAGATTACAACGAAGCATTGAGATGCCAAGCGATAGGAGCCGATAGAGCAGCATGCGCCATGTTTCGAAGAGCCCTGCAAAGCGCCCTAGTAAAACTCGGGGCCGACCCGAAAATTGACCTCATCAAGCAAATCGGAAGTTTGTCCACCGTGTCCGAGGATGTGAAGGATTGGTCGCATCAGATCCGAATATTTGGAAACTGGGGTGCTCACCCCGACAAGGACAACCTAAAAAACGTAGATCACGACGATGTGATTGAAGTGCATGATTTCACATCAAAGTTCTTGATGTATTCGTTCATCATGCCCGAGAAGGTTAAGCTCTCCCGCGAAAGACGAGAGAAAAAAATTAAGGGTGATAAAGACTCATCCTCGAGAGTTCCCGGTGCTTAA
- a CDS encoding SDR family NAD(P)-dependent oxidoreductase, with translation MARFDGKSVIVTGGGSGIGAATARAFAAQGAAVMIGDINAKAGEAVAADIRGKGHKAAFIATDTTRKPSVEALVAAAVAASGKLDVVFANAGVFDGFLPFTDIDEALFDRVIGVNVKGYFFTCQAAFEALKKTGGNIVMTASVAGLASGGGGAAYTASKYATIGLINQIGVEAAAHGIRVNGVAPGGVKTGMTEHLIDDPALAGFISQSTPLARWAEPEEIADAVVFLASDEARYITGTVLRVDGGMRSK, from the coding sequence ATGGCACGGTTCGACGGCAAGTCGGTGATCGTCACCGGCGGGGGTTCGGGGATTGGCGCGGCGACGGCGCGGGCGTTTGCTGCCCAGGGCGCGGCGGTGATGATCGGCGACATTAACGCCAAGGCGGGTGAGGCGGTGGCCGCCGATATTCGGGGGAAGGGTCACAAGGCCGCTTTCATCGCCACCGATACCACCCGCAAACCGAGCGTGGAGGCACTGGTTGCCGCCGCCGTGGCGGCGAGTGGCAAGCTGGATGTGGTGTTCGCCAACGCCGGGGTGTTCGATGGCTTTTTGCCGTTTACGGACATCGACGAGGCCTTGTTCGACCGCGTTATCGGCGTCAACGTGAAGGGTTATTTCTTCACCTGCCAGGCGGCTTTTGAAGCCCTGAAGAAAACCGGCGGCAACATCGTGATGACGGCGTCCGTGGCCGGGCTGGCGTCCGGTGGCGGCGGGGCGGCGTACACGGCATCCAAGTACGCGACCATCGGGCTGATTAACCAGATTGGTGTGGAGGCCGCGGCGCATGGCATCCGCGTGAATGGCGTGGCGCCGGGCGGTGTAAAGACGGGCATGACCGAGCACCTGATCGACGACCCGGCGCTGGCCGGTTTCATCAGCCAGTCGACGCCGCTGGCGCGCTGGGCCGAGCCGGAAGAAATCGCCGATGCGGTGGTGTTCCTGGCCAGCGACGAGGCGCGTTACATCACCGGCACGGTGCTGCGCGTGGACGGCGGCATGCGTTCCAAATAG
- a CDS encoding aromatic ring-hydroxylating dioxygenase subunit alpha, which yields MSDLIGMNFVTQTPDVGTSRVPAAAYTDPVQFEQEREKIFRRAWLRVCRANEVPQPGDYRVLEIPVWGASVIITRGNDGELHAFLNMCRHRGMVLTRSASGNAGGFVCDFHGWTYNLDGTLRSVPGEEYFPRLEADRAGLGARRLAVGSWRGFVFVNWNPTPPWTLAEYLGELGEFVGQHPLEQYEHTGSYRLEVNANWKVITDAFLEPYHVATVHRRSLPDAMNSPGNPLGLPNSCRVYGDHRTMAVWGNPAHQPTPAEALMWKHAFALQPGKVEDVPGANPDRSPTWWFDTNIWFPYFSLFVGAGWLLTYDVWPISVNRTVWEVNTYGLTPTNAAQKLGGEYMKIMLRDALMEDFSTVEQVQKNLETGAMEHLYLSDEMEYFIRHQHWAVQRWLSQP from the coding sequence ATGTCTGATTTGATCGGCATGAATTTTGTCACCCAGACGCCCGATGTCGGCACCTCCCGGGTGCCGGCAGCGGCCTACACCGATCCGGTGCAGTTCGAGCAGGAACGCGAAAAGATCTTTCGCCGCGCCTGGCTGCGCGTGTGCAGGGCCAATGAGGTACCGCAACCCGGCGACTACCGGGTGCTCGAAATCCCGGTGTGGGGCGCCTCGGTCATCATCACGCGCGGAAACGATGGCGAGCTGCACGCATTTTTGAACATGTGTCGCCACCGGGGCATGGTGCTGACGCGCAGCGCCAGCGGAAACGCCGGCGGCTTTGTGTGCGATTTTCACGGCTGGACCTACAACCTCGACGGCACGCTGCGCAGCGTGCCGGGCGAGGAATATTTTCCGCGCCTGGAAGCGGACCGCGCCGGCCTTGGCGCGCGGCGCCTGGCGGTGGGTAGCTGGCGCGGTTTCGTGTTTGTGAACTGGAACCCGACACCGCCGTGGACGCTGGCCGAATACCTCGGCGAGCTGGGGGAGTTTGTCGGTCAGCACCCGCTTGAGCAATACGAACACACCGGCAGCTACCGCCTGGAGGTGAATGCCAACTGGAAGGTGATCACCGACGCCTTTCTCGAGCCTTACCACGTGGCGACCGTGCACCGCCGCTCGCTGCCGGATGCCATGAACTCACCGGGTAATCCGCTGGGGCTGCCCAATTCCTGCCGCGTGTATGGCGATCACCGCACCATGGCGGTGTGGGGCAATCCGGCGCACCAGCCGACGCCGGCCGAAGCGCTGATGTGGAAACACGCCTTCGCGCTGCAACCGGGCAAGGTGGAGGACGTGCCGGGAGCAAATCCGGACCGCTCCCCTACCTGGTGGTTCGATACCAATATCTGGTTTCCGTACTTCTCGCTGTTTGTCGGTGCCGGCTGGTTGCTGACTTACGACGTGTGGCCGATCAGCGTTAACCGCACCGTTTGGGAAGTGAATACCTATGGTCTGACGCCGACCAACGCGGCGCAGAAGCTGGGCGGCGAGTATATGAAGATCATGCTGCGCGATGCCCTGATGGAGGACTTCAGCACCGTCGAGCAGGTGCAGAAGAACCTGGAAACCGGTGCCATGGAGCATCTTTATCTGTCGGATGAGATGGAGTATTTCATCCGCCACCAGCATTGGGCGGTGCAGCGCTGGTTGAGTCAGCCATGA
- a CDS encoding aromatic ring-hydroxylating dioxygenase subunit alpha: MNAPQPPVSYPFSPSHAMKFGTPVPDMGSGPIPAESVTSAAYFEREREQIFKQAWLQVGRVEEIPNAGDYFTRELHVFKSNIVVVRGKDGAVRAFHNMCTHRGMALATEACGNTRGFTCEFHGWGFGLDGSLQAVPAIESFPGIDRSRLGLKALACDTWNGFIFVHWNPQPAQSLADFMGPLARDMDGFPFDQCQHIAHYTARVKANWKLSIDAFQEAYHATYLHRHAIPGAGDLELALPSSVRFYGPHRSVSCWLKTDIQPTPAEAIAYKHGSFGFVKADEGDTRGLNPSGDESWWFDINVFFPNFFCDLGRGWYFTYNFWPVSENDTIWNMNIYQVQAATAGDRLAQEFTRVVLRDTVFEDMSTMEFSQKAFDSGVITEQTIGDTEIAVRHQYWVADEWVNGRRP; the protein is encoded by the coding sequence ATGAACGCCCCGCAGCCGCCGGTCAGTTATCCGTTCAGTCCCAGCCATGCCATGAAATTCGGCACCCCGGTGCCGGACATGGGCAGTGGGCCAATCCCGGCCGAATCGGTGACCTCGGCCGCGTATTTCGAGCGCGAGCGCGAGCAGATATTCAAGCAGGCCTGGCTACAGGTCGGCCGGGTGGAGGAAATCCCCAACGCGGGTGATTACTTCACGCGTGAGTTGCACGTGTTCAAGAGCAACATCGTGGTGGTGCGCGGCAAGGACGGCGCGGTGCGCGCCTTCCACAATATGTGTACCCATCGGGGCATGGCGCTGGCGACTGAGGCCTGCGGCAACACGCGCGGCTTTACCTGCGAGTTTCACGGCTGGGGCTTTGGTCTGGACGGCAGCTTGCAGGCGGTGCCGGCGATCGAGTCCTTCCCCGGCATTGATCGGTCCAGGCTCGGTCTGAAAGCACTGGCCTGCGACACGTGGAACGGCTTTATCTTCGTGCACTGGAACCCGCAGCCGGCGCAGTCGCTGGCCGATTTCATGGGTCCGCTGGCCAGGGACATGGACGGTTTTCCGTTCGACCAATGCCAGCACATCGCCCACTACACGGCGCGCGTCAAGGCCAACTGGAAGCTGAGCATCGACGCCTTTCAGGAGGCCTACCACGCCACTTACCTGCACCGGCATGCCATTCCCGGTGCCGGCGATCTTGAGCTGGCGCTGCCAAGTTCGGTGCGGTTCTACGGTCCGCACCGCTCGGTGTCGTGCTGGCTGAAGACCGACATCCAGCCGACGCCGGCCGAGGCAATTGCCTACAAGCACGGCAGTTTCGGTTTCGTGAAGGCCGATGAAGGCGACACGCGCGGCCTGAACCCGTCGGGTGACGAGTCCTGGTGGTTCGACATCAACGTGTTCTTCCCGAATTTCTTTTGCGATCTGGGGCGTGGCTGGTACTTCACGTACAACTTCTGGCCGGTGTCGGAGAACGACACCATCTGGAACATGAACATCTACCAGGTGCAGGCGGCCACGGCCGGCGACCGGCTGGCGCAGGAATTCACCCGCGTGGTGCTGCGCGACACCGTGTTCGAGGACATGAGCACCATGGAGTTCTCGCAAAAGGCCTTTGATTCGGGCGTGATCACCGAGCAGACCATCGGCGATACCGAGATCGCCGTGCGTCACCAGTACTGGGTGGCGGACGAGTGGGTCAACGGCCGGCGGCCGTAA
- the mnmA gene encoding tRNA 2-thiouridine(34) synthase MnmA: MDAPFGLPLPPPARVVVGLSGGVDSAVTALLLQRAGYEVLGLFMKNWEDDDQFGDCPAEVDIADVQAIGAQLDIPVQVVNFAAEYREQVFAHFLAEYRRGRTPNPDVLCNREIKFGVFQQHARALGAQAIATGHYAALRRSRGQVHLLCPADPDKDQTYFLHALTQAQLAPAGMPLAGFTKREVRALAAGAGLPVAQKKDSTGICFIGERPFREFLSRYLVAEPGDMLDPHDTIVGRHIGLPYYTLGQRQGLGIGGGHGDGNAPWYVAGKDATRNTLLVVQGHDHPLLLSNALLSETASWIGGGPPDVRFACTAKTRYRQTAEACEVEALDDGRCQVRFAHPQRAVTPGQSVVFYRDGECLGGAVIDTTTPAAQTLSADAVSA; the protein is encoded by the coding sequence ATGGATGCCCCCTTTGGATTGCCGCTGCCGCCACCCGCGCGGGTGGTGGTCGGGCTGTCTGGTGGTGTCGATTCGGCGGTCACCGCATTGCTGCTGCAGCGCGCCGGCTACGAGGTGCTCGGTCTTTTCATGAAGAACTGGGAGGACGACGACCAGTTCGGCGACTGCCCGGCCGAGGTGGACATTGCCGACGTCCAGGCGATCGGCGCGCAGCTCGATATCCCGGTACAGGTGGTCAACTTCGCCGCCGAATATCGCGAGCAGGTATTCGCCCATTTCCTGGCCGAATACCGGCGCGGGCGCACACCCAATCCGGACGTGCTGTGTAACCGCGAAATCAAGTTCGGCGTATTCCAGCAACACGCGCGGGCACTCGGCGCGCAGGCCATCGCCACCGGCCACTACGCCGCCCTGCGGCGAAGCCGCGGGCAGGTTCATCTTTTGTGTCCGGCCGACCCCGACAAGGACCAGACCTACTTCCTGCACGCCCTGACGCAAGCGCAGCTTGCCCCGGCCGGCATGCCGCTGGCCGGATTCACCAAACGCGAAGTGCGCGCGCTGGCCGCCGGGGCCGGCCTGCCGGTGGCGCAAAAGAAAGACTCGACCGGCATCTGTTTTATCGGCGAGCGGCCGTTCCGGGAGTTCCTGAGCCGCTATCTGGTGGCCGAGCCGGGCGACATGCTGGACCCGCATGACACCATCGTCGGCCGGCACATTGGCCTGCCTTACTACACGCTTGGCCAGCGGCAGGGTCTTGGAATCGGCGGCGGGCATGGCGACGGCAACGCGCCCTGGTACGTCGCCGGCAAGGACGCTACGCGCAACACCTTGCTTGTGGTGCAGGGGCACGATCATCCGCTGCTGCTGAGCAATGCCCTGCTGTCCGAGACGGCCAGCTGGATTGGCGGCGGTCCGCCGGATGTCCGATTTGCCTGCACGGCCAAGACCCGCTACCGGCAAACCGCCGAAGCCTGCGAAGTCGAGGCGCTGGATGACGGCCGCTGTCAGGTGCGTTTCGCCCACCCACAGCGGGCGGTCACGCCGGGCCAGTCAGTGGTGTTTTATCGGGACGGCGAATGCCTGGGCGGGGCGGTGATAGACACCACCACCCCCGCTGCCCAAACCCTTTCAGCCGACGCCGTGAGCGCCTGA